A single Paraburkholderia sp. D15 DNA region contains:
- a CDS encoding NAD-dependent succinate-semialdehyde dehydrogenase, translating to MNEFLRTGHYIGGKWYQGASTYAVLNPATGEAIAQVAKGGAAEATQAIAAAARALPAWRGLTAKERGARVKRWGELMLAHRDALAELLTLEQGKPLAEARGEVGYAASFFEWFAEEAKRAYGDVIPSPNPNAKIIVTREPVGVVAAITPWNFPLAMITRKAGPALAAGCTMVLKPSEETPLSALALAVLAEQAGIPPGVFNIVSGDAVAIGGALTESDVVRKLSFTGSTRVGKLLAKQSTDTLKKLSLELGGNAPFIVFDDADLDAAVQGAMASKFRNTGQTCVCVNRFYVQSGIYEAFTQALTDAVRKMRVGDALQGEVEQGPLINQAALRKVETHVADALQKGARVLTGGKPHALGGTFYEPTVLADASSSMLIAAEETFGPVAACFRFDTEEEAIRAANDTPFGLSAYFYTRDLARAWRVGEALESGMVGINEGILSTEVAPFGGVKQSGLGREGSKYGLDEYTELKYMMMGGLGR from the coding sequence ATGAACGAATTTCTGCGGACAGGTCATTACATCGGCGGTAAGTGGTATCAAGGCGCGAGCACGTACGCCGTTCTGAATCCCGCGACGGGCGAGGCGATCGCGCAGGTGGCCAAGGGCGGCGCGGCGGAAGCGACGCAGGCTATCGCGGCAGCGGCGCGCGCGTTGCCCGCATGGCGCGGGTTGACCGCCAAAGAGCGCGGCGCGCGCGTCAAACGCTGGGGCGAGTTGATGCTCGCGCATCGCGACGCGCTCGCCGAACTGCTGACGCTCGAACAAGGCAAGCCGCTCGCCGAAGCGCGCGGCGAAGTCGGCTACGCGGCCAGCTTCTTCGAATGGTTCGCGGAAGAAGCGAAGCGCGCGTATGGCGACGTGATCCCGAGTCCCAACCCGAACGCGAAGATCATCGTGACGCGCGAGCCGGTCGGCGTGGTCGCGGCGATCACGCCGTGGAATTTCCCGCTGGCGATGATCACGCGCAAAGCCGGCCCCGCGCTCGCGGCCGGCTGCACGATGGTGCTCAAGCCTTCCGAGGAAACGCCGCTGTCGGCGCTCGCGCTTGCGGTGCTCGCCGAACAGGCCGGCATTCCGCCGGGCGTGTTCAATATCGTGTCCGGCGATGCCGTGGCGATCGGCGGCGCGCTCACCGAATCCGACGTGGTGCGCAAGCTGTCGTTCACCGGCTCGACGCGCGTCGGCAAGCTGCTCGCGAAGCAGTCGACGGATACGCTGAAGAAGCTCTCGCTCGAACTCGGCGGCAACGCGCCGTTCATCGTGTTCGACGATGCGGATCTCGATGCCGCCGTGCAGGGCGCGATGGCATCGAAATTCCGCAACACGGGGCAGACCTGCGTGTGCGTGAATCGCTTCTACGTGCAGAGCGGCATCTACGAAGCTTTTACTCAGGCATTGACCGATGCCGTGCGCAAGATGCGGGTGGGCGATGCGTTGCAGGGCGAGGTCGAGCAAGGTCCGCTGATCAATCAGGCGGCGTTGCGCAAGGTCGAAACGCATGTCGCCGATGCCTTGCAAAAGGGCGCGCGGGTGCTGACCGGCGGCAAGCCCCACGCGCTCGGCGGCACGTTCTACGAACCCACCGTACTCGCCGACGCCTCCAGTTCGATGCTGATCGCCGCCGAGGAAACCTTCGGCCCTGTCGCCGCGTGCTTCCGCTTCGACACCGAAGAAGAAGCGATCCGCGCCGCCAACGACACGCCGTTCGGCTTGTCGGCCTATTTCTATACGCGCGATCTGGCGCGGGCATGGCGCGTCGGCGAGGCGCTGGAAAGCGGCATGGTCGGCATCAACGAAGGGATTCTGTCGACGGAAGTCGCGCCGTTCGGTGGCGTCAAGCAATCGGGTCTGGGCCGCGAAGGCTCGAAGTACGGACTCGACGAATACACCGAGCTGAAATACATGATGATGGGCGGCCTCGGGCGCTGA
- a CDS encoding sigma 54-interacting transcriptional regulator, which produces MMNDWAGLPLSYSDVLRRAMDSLFRTFENFSEGTFIVDAEARVVWINKRYAARFGFSDPQQAIGRDCEAVIPNSLMREVVKTGKPILLDILETGREPLVVTRLPLKDDAGETVGAVGFALFDELKALTPLFSHYSRVQEELIATRQSLAQARRAKYTFGSFVGTSAASLEVKRQARRAAQLESPVLLLGETGTGKELLAHAIHGGSARANQPLVTVNVAAIPDTLLEVEFFGAAPGAYTGADRKGRVGKFELANGGTLFLDEIGDMPLPLQGKLLRVLQDKEFEPLGSNRIVRADVRIIAATSADLPALVAAGRFRADLFYRLNVLTILAPPLRERASDIEALAYAMLEDLSTQARGASHFELQDDALRLLCAYAWPGNVRELRNTLERAVMLSDSERIDAQALAPFIGLTQGGHRGAVAASGDAPRTGAAATIDMAEPAPVTFDTLSWSDAMAAFEKRFLSDALRANEGRVTDTAMQIGMGRATLYKKIAAYGIDV; this is translated from the coding sequence ATGATGAACGACTGGGCGGGTCTTCCCCTTTCCTACAGCGATGTCCTGCGCCGCGCGATGGACTCCCTGTTCCGCACCTTCGAAAACTTCAGCGAAGGCACGTTTATCGTCGATGCGGAAGCGCGCGTCGTCTGGATCAATAAGCGCTATGCGGCGCGCTTCGGGTTCTCGGACCCGCAGCAGGCCATCGGCCGCGATTGCGAAGCGGTGATTCCGAACAGCCTGATGCGCGAAGTCGTGAAGACCGGCAAGCCGATTCTGCTCGATATTCTGGAAACCGGCCGCGAACCGCTCGTCGTGACCCGTCTGCCGCTGAAGGACGATGCCGGCGAGACGGTCGGCGCGGTCGGCTTCGCGCTCTTCGACGAACTGAAGGCGCTGACGCCGCTTTTCTCGCATTACTCGCGCGTGCAGGAAGAATTGATCGCGACGCGCCAGTCGCTCGCGCAGGCGCGACGCGCTAAATATACGTTTGGCAGTTTCGTCGGGACGAGCGCTGCCAGTCTCGAAGTGAAACGCCAGGCGCGGCGCGCGGCGCAGCTGGAATCGCCGGTGCTGTTGCTCGGCGAAACCGGCACCGGCAAGGAACTGCTCGCGCATGCGATCCACGGCGGCTCGGCGCGCGCGAATCAGCCGCTCGTGACGGTCAACGTCGCGGCCATTCCCGATACCTTGCTGGAGGTCGAATTCTTCGGCGCGGCACCGGGTGCGTATACCGGCGCGGACCGTAAAGGCCGCGTCGGCAAATTCGAGCTGGCGAACGGCGGCACGCTGTTTCTCGACGAGATCGGCGACATGCCGCTGCCGTTGCAGGGCAAGCTGTTGCGCGTGCTGCAGGACAAGGAGTTCGAACCGCTCGGTTCGAACCGGATCGTGCGCGCGGACGTGCGGATCATCGCGGCGACGTCGGCCGATCTGCCCGCGCTGGTTGCCGCGGGCCGCTTCCGCGCGGACCTGTTCTATCGCTTGAACGTGCTGACGATCCTGGCGCCGCCGCTGCGCGAACGCGCATCCGATATCGAGGCGCTTGCCTACGCCATGCTCGAAGACCTGTCGACGCAAGCGCGCGGCGCCAGCCACTTCGAATTGCAGGACGACGCGCTGCGACTGCTATGCGCCTACGCATGGCCGGGCAATGTGCGGGAATTGCGCAACACGCTGGAGCGGGCGGTGATGTTGTCCGACAGCGAACGGATCGATGCGCAGGCGCTCGCGCCGTTCATCGGCCTGACGCAAGGCGGTCATCGCGGTGCGGTCGCCGCGTCGGGCGACGCGCCCCGCACCGGTGCGGCGGCAACGATCGACATGGCCGAGCCCGCGCCCGTGACGTTCGACACCCTTTCATGGAGCGACGCCATGGCGGCCTTCGAGAAGCGTTTCCTGAGCGACGCCCTGCGCGCCAACGAAGGCCGCGTGACCGACACGGCGATGCAGATCGGCATGGGCCGTGCGACGCTCTACAAGAAGATCGCGGCCTATGGCATCGACGTGTAA
- a CDS encoding RidA family protein — protein sequence MTTAPTFWMIPTAPTPVGPFSHATETDGWVFLTGQMPTSPTDDDAPLPEGVVAQTQRVMDNLKLVLEGVGLGLQHVVAARIFLTEFKRDYASMNAVYRAYFPPNALPARTCIGVTALARDALVEIDFIARRAGPG from the coding sequence ATGACCACCGCGCCCACCTTCTGGATGATCCCGACCGCGCCCACGCCGGTCGGTCCTTTCTCGCACGCCACCGAAACCGACGGTTGGGTTTTCCTGACCGGCCAGATGCCCACCTCGCCGACCGACGACGACGCGCCGCTCCCCGAAGGTGTCGTCGCGCAAACGCAGCGCGTCATGGACAACCTGAAGCTGGTTCTGGAAGGCGTCGGTCTCGGCCTGCAGCACGTCGTCGCCGCGCGCATTTTTCTGACCGAGTTCAAGCGCGATTACGCATCGATGAACGCCGTCTACCGCGCTTACTTTCCGCCCAATGCGTTGCCGGCGAGAACCTGCATCGGCGTGACTGCGCTGGCTCGCGATGCGCTGGTCGAGATCGATTTCATCGCCCGGCGCGCGGGACCGGGTTGA
- a CDS encoding fimbria/pilus periplasmic chaperone, whose amino-acid sequence MKLLGKMTMGIGFACALLAGGAQASVTIGGTRVVYPLEQREVTVKLDNDSRSPSLVQVWMDDGNPDAKPGEIKVPFVITPPIFRMDAKKAQTLRVMYSGEALPQDRESVYWLNVLDIPPKTDGASDANSLQLAYRTRIKVFVRPAKLPGNPEQAPTQLTWKVAASPDGKGQAVSVTNPTPYYVSFSEVDVESSGHVFKNEQGGMVAPHASAVLPVAKMNAAGSGAKVHYTAISDYGGAIEGDATLGQ is encoded by the coding sequence ATGAAGTTGCTCGGAAAAATGACGATGGGAATCGGTTTTGCGTGTGCGCTGCTGGCTGGCGGCGCGCAAGCAAGCGTGACGATCGGCGGTACGCGAGTGGTGTATCCGCTCGAGCAGCGCGAAGTCACGGTGAAACTGGACAACGACAGCCGCAGTCCGTCGCTCGTACAGGTCTGGATGGACGACGGCAATCCCGATGCGAAGCCCGGTGAGATCAAGGTGCCGTTCGTGATCACGCCGCCGATCTTCCGGATGGATGCAAAGAAAGCGCAGACGCTGCGCGTCATGTATAGCGGCGAAGCGCTGCCGCAGGATCGCGAGTCGGTGTACTGGCTCAACGTGCTCGACATTCCGCCGAAAACGGACGGCGCGTCGGACGCCAACTCGCTGCAACTGGCCTATCGGACCCGCATCAAGGTCTTCGTGCGGCCGGCCAAATTGCCGGGCAATCCGGAGCAGGCGCCGACGCAATTGACCTGGAAGGTCGCGGCATCGCCGGACGGCAAGGGCCAGGCGGTCAGCGTGACGAATCCGACGCCTTATTACGTGTCGTTCAGCGAAGTCGACGTGGAAAGCAGCGGTCATGTCTTCAAGAACGAACAGGGCGGCATGGTTGCGCCGCATGCGTCGGCGGTTCTGCCGGTCGCGAAGATGAACGCGGCCGGTTCGGGCGCCAAAGTGCATTACACCGCAATCAGCGACTACGGCGGCGCGATCGAAGGCGACGCGACGCTCGGC
- a CDS encoding MFS transporter, translating to MSNQDIQTATLGLAPTLPAAPAPARGPIPLDDVPLNAFHVKIAGLTFGAHFTEGFALGTIGYALAAMNRQMPLDAFWMGMIGSSALMGIFFGSLVFGWLSDRLGRQKIFLLSFLIITAAAFAQFYVRSPAELCVLRVLIGFGMGGDFAVGHAILAEFSPRKHRGTLLGSFSVVWTIGYVVANVLGLHYADASPDAWRWLLASAGVPALIVLVLRIGTPESPRWLHDNGRLAEARAVLLKHFGANVTLDGAHDDHGHVAGGFARLFRKDLIRRTIFNCAFFVCLVIPYFAIYTFLPTILKAIHLNNDSSADFLLNGFLVLGALIGIWLTIKLSRRMFLIGSFAVTCLSLVALSVLPESATLGMIVAFAVFTLTMSAFSNLVGVFPPECFPTEVRACGVGLAIACSRLGSAVGTFLLPLGIVHLGFHATMTVLAAVLLIGMVVSIAWAPETKHLTLNEASGT from the coding sequence GTGAGCAATCAGGACATCCAGACGGCCACTCTCGGCCTCGCCCCTACCTTGCCCGCCGCGCCGGCCCCGGCGCGCGGTCCCATTCCGCTCGACGACGTGCCGCTCAACGCGTTTCACGTCAAGATCGCCGGTTTGACGTTCGGCGCGCACTTCACGGAGGGTTTCGCGCTCGGCACGATCGGCTACGCGCTCGCCGCGATGAATCGGCAGATGCCGCTCGACGCGTTCTGGATGGGCATGATCGGCAGCTCCGCGTTGATGGGGATTTTCTTCGGCAGCCTGGTGTTCGGCTGGTTGTCGGATCGGCTGGGACGTCAGAAGATTTTCCTGCTGAGCTTCCTGATCATCACGGCGGCCGCGTTCGCGCAGTTTTACGTGCGCTCTCCGGCTGAATTGTGCGTGTTGCGCGTACTGATCGGCTTCGGCATGGGTGGCGATTTCGCGGTGGGGCACGCGATACTCGCCGAGTTCTCGCCACGCAAACATCGCGGCACGCTGCTCGGGTCATTCAGCGTGGTGTGGACGATCGGCTACGTGGTGGCGAACGTGCTCGGCCTGCATTACGCGGATGCGTCGCCGGATGCATGGCGCTGGTTGCTTGCGTCCGCCGGCGTTCCTGCGTTGATCGTGCTGGTGCTGCGCATAGGCACGCCGGAATCGCCGCGCTGGCTGCACGACAACGGCCGCCTTGCGGAAGCGCGTGCCGTGCTGCTCAAACACTTTGGCGCCAACGTCACGCTCGACGGCGCGCATGACGACCATGGCCACGTCGCCGGCGGCTTCGCGCGTCTGTTCAGAAAAGACCTGATTCGCCGGACGATTTTCAACTGCGCGTTCTTCGTGTGCCTCGTGATTCCTTATTTCGCGATCTACACGTTCCTGCCGACCATCCTGAAAGCGATCCACCTGAACAACGACTCGAGCGCGGATTTCCTGCTGAATGGCTTCCTCGTGCTCGGCGCGCTGATCGGCATCTGGCTGACGATCAAACTGTCGCGTCGCATGTTCCTGATCGGGTCGTTCGCGGTGACGTGTCTGTCGCTGGTTGCGCTGAGCGTGCTGCCCGAATCGGCGACGCTCGGCATGATCGTCGCGTTCGCGGTCTTTACGCTGACGATGTCGGCGTTCTCGAATCTCGTCGGTGTCTTTCCGCCCGAGTGCTTTCCGACCGAAGTGCGAGCTTGTGGCGTCGGTCTCGCGATCGCATGCAGCAGGTTGGGCTCGGCGGTGGGCACGTTTCTGCTGCCGCTCGGCATCGTCCACCTGGGTTTTCACGCGACGATGACCGTGCTCGCCGCAGTTCTGCTGATCGGCATGGTGGTCTCGATCGCCTGGGCGCCCGAGACGAAGCACCTCACGCTAAACGAAGCCAGCGGCACTTAA
- a CDS encoding aldo/keto reductase translates to MEYIRLGQSGLKVSRLCLGTMNMGTPQWKPWIFDEAQSEPIVRHALEAGVNFIDLADFYSTGVGEEVVGRILKRLARREEIVVTTKVGYDMGAYQNAGGHSRKHIMDGIDGSLARLGMDYVDLYMLHFFDVNTPVEETMGAMNDIVRAGKARYIGVSTMYTWQFAKIMQVCERNGWHKPINMQLQLNLAYREEEREMIPYCQDQGVGVSVFSPLARGLLTCDPNSTRNQTDFFTAQMYGDRASREIAASVARVAARRGVSAAQIAQAWVLNHHGVASMLVGADTPAQFDSALAALNTTLSVDELFELERNYTPCDLINDYTAGRRIAREPRLAQAGFVEDLEKAA, encoded by the coding sequence ATGGAATACATTCGCCTCGGCCAGTCCGGCCTGAAGGTGTCGCGTTTGTGCCTCGGCACGATGAACATGGGCACGCCGCAATGGAAGCCGTGGATCTTCGACGAAGCGCAAAGCGAGCCGATCGTCCGTCACGCGCTCGAAGCCGGCGTGAACTTCATCGACCTCGCGGATTTCTATTCGACCGGCGTCGGCGAGGAAGTCGTGGGGCGCATTCTGAAGCGCCTCGCACGGCGCGAGGAAATCGTCGTGACCACCAAGGTCGGCTACGACATGGGCGCCTATCAGAACGCCGGCGGACATTCGCGCAAGCACATCATGGACGGCATCGACGGTTCGCTCGCGCGCCTCGGCATGGATTACGTCGATCTCTACATGCTGCATTTCTTCGACGTCAACACGCCGGTCGAGGAAACCATGGGCGCGATGAACGACATCGTGCGCGCCGGCAAGGCACGCTATATCGGCGTCTCGACCATGTACACGTGGCAGTTCGCGAAGATCATGCAGGTCTGCGAGCGCAACGGCTGGCACAAGCCGATCAACATGCAACTGCAGTTGAATCTCGCGTATCGCGAGGAAGAGCGCGAAATGATTCCGTATTGCCAGGATCAGGGCGTCGGCGTGTCGGTGTTCAGTCCGCTCGCTCGCGGTCTGCTCACCTGCGATCCGAACTCGACGCGCAACCAGACCGACTTCTTCACCGCGCAAATGTATGGCGACCGGGCGTCGCGCGAGATTGCCGCGTCGGTCGCACGGGTGGCGGCGCGGCGCGGCGTGTCGGCCGCGCAGATTGCGCAGGCGTGGGTGCTCAATCATCACGGCGTCGCGAGCATGCTGGTCGGCGCGGACACGCCCGCGCAGTTCGACAGCGCGCTCGCCGCGCTCAACACCACGCTGTCCGTGGACGAGCTGTTCGAACTCGAGCGCAACTACACCCCGTGCGATCTGATCAACGATTACACCGCGGGTCGTCGTATTGCCCGTGAACCTCGGCTTGCGCAAGCCGGCTTCGTCGAGGATCTGGAGAAGGCGGCATGA
- a CDS encoding GntP family permease, which translates to MSFVIVLAALAFLMFAAYRGYSVILFAPIAALAAVLLTDPAAVAPVFTGIFMEKMVGFVKLYFPVFLLGAVFGKVIELSGFSESIVAAAIRYIGRSRANAVIVAVCALLTYGGVSLFVVVFAVYPFAAELYRQSNIPKRLMPGAIALGAFSFTMDSLPGTPQIQNIIPTTFFKTTSWAAPTLGVIGSLFIIVVGLTYLEWRRRAAMATGEGYGTALVNEPERVESKQLPHPLLAVAPLVLVGVANFLLTRWIPNWYGASYTVAPDILPGIHAPVTTTIKSVVAIWAVEGALLIGIVMVVITAFNRVRERFAVGTKAAVAGALLASLNTASEYGFGGVIAALPGFLVVSDALKSIPNPLVNAAVSVSSLAGITGSASGGMSIALAAMSDVFIKGAEAAHIPMEVLHRVVAMASGGMDTLPHNGAVITLLAVTGLTHRQSYRDIFAVTVIKTMAVFFVIGVYYATGLV; encoded by the coding sequence ATGTCCTTTGTCATCGTCCTTGCCGCGCTGGCGTTCTTGATGTTCGCCGCGTATCGCGGCTACAGCGTCATTCTGTTCGCGCCGATCGCCGCGCTCGCCGCCGTTCTGCTGACCGACCCGGCCGCCGTCGCGCCGGTCTTCACCGGCATCTTCATGGAGAAGATGGTCGGTTTCGTGAAGCTCTATTTCCCGGTGTTCCTGCTGGGCGCCGTGTTCGGCAAGGTGATCGAGCTGTCCGGTTTCTCGGAGTCGATCGTGGCCGCCGCGATCCGCTATATCGGCCGCTCGCGCGCCAATGCGGTGATCGTCGCGGTGTGCGCGCTGCTCACCTATGGCGGCGTATCGCTGTTCGTGGTGGTGTTCGCGGTGTACCCGTTCGCCGCCGAGCTGTACCGCCAGAGCAATATTCCGAAGCGCTTGATGCCCGGCGCGATCGCGCTCGGCGCATTCTCGTTCACGATGGATTCGCTGCCCGGTACGCCGCAGATCCAGAACATCATCCCGACCACGTTCTTCAAGACGACCTCGTGGGCCGCGCCGACGCTCGGCGTGATCGGCTCGCTGTTCATCATCGTGGTGGGTTTGACGTATCTGGAATGGCGCCGCCGCGCGGCGATGGCGACCGGCGAGGGCTACGGCACGGCGCTGGTCAACGAGCCGGAGCGCGTCGAATCGAAGCAACTGCCGCATCCGCTGCTGGCGGTCGCGCCGCTAGTGCTGGTGGGCGTCGCGAACTTCTTGCTGACTCGCTGGATTCCGAACTGGTACGGCGCGTCGTACACGGTTGCGCCGGACATTCTGCCGGGCATTCATGCACCGGTCACGACGACGATCAAGAGCGTGGTCGCGATCTGGGCCGTGGAAGGTGCGCTGCTGATCGGCATCGTGATGGTGGTGATTACCGCGTTCAATCGGGTGCGCGAGCGCTTTGCCGTCGGTACCAAGGCGGCGGTGGCGGGTGCATTGCTGGCGTCGTTGAACACGGCGTCGGAATACGGTTTCGGCGGCGTGATCGCGGCGTTGCCGGGCTTCCTCGTGGTCAGCGATGCGCTGAAGAGCATTCCGAATCCGCTCGTCAACGCGGCCGTGTCGGTGAGTTCGCTGGCGGGCATCACGGGGTCGGCGTCGGGCGGGATGAGTATCGCGCTGGCGGCGATGTCGGACGTGTTCATCAAGGGCGCCGAAGCCGCGCATATTCCGATGGAAGTGCTGCACCGCGTGGTCGCGATGGCGAGCGGCGGCATGGATACGCTGCCGCATAACGGCGCGGTGATCACGCTGCTGGCGGTGACGGGGCTGACGCATCGTCAGTCGTATCGCGACATTTTCGCGGTGACGGTGATCAAGACGATGGCGGTGTTCTTCGTGATTGGGGTTTATTACGCGACGGGGTTGGTTTGA
- a CDS encoding fimbrial protein, protein MKAIFPAIAIATSGLLGLASFGAHAADGTITITGTVSDSTCSINGKATGTSADKSITLPTVSAGSLSAAGNVGGTSSPTDLVLALSGCSGTATKAIARFENGPTVDQTSGYLNNSGTATKVQVRLLNGQMQPINITTNANNDISTNSATIAGGAANLKYFAQYYSTGVATAGTVNTSVQYTMQYQ, encoded by the coding sequence ATGAAAGCCATTTTCCCCGCCATCGCGATCGCCACTAGCGGTCTGTTGGGCCTCGCATCGTTCGGCGCGCACGCAGCGGACGGCACGATCACCATTACCGGCACGGTGTCGGATTCGACCTGTTCGATCAACGGCAAGGCAACCGGCACCTCGGCCGACAAGTCGATCACGCTGCCGACCGTCTCCGCAGGTTCGCTGTCCGCAGCGGGCAACGTCGGCGGCACGTCGAGCCCGACCGACCTCGTGCTGGCCCTGAGCGGCTGCTCGGGCACCGCAACCAAGGCGATCGCCCGTTTCGAAAACGGTCCGACCGTCGACCAGACCAGCGGTTATCTCAACAACTCCGGCACGGCGACCAAAGTGCAGGTTCGTTTGCTGAACGGTCAAATGCAGCCGATCAACATCACGACGAATGCGAATAACGACATTTCGACGAATTCGGCGACGATCGCCGGCGGCGCCGCGAACCTGAAGTATTTCGCGCAGTACTACTCGACGGGCGTGGCCACTGCCGGCACGGTCAACACGTCGGTTCAATACACGATGCAGTATCAGTAA
- a CDS encoding H-NS histone family protein, which yields MATYKQLTAQLEKLHKEVAVAREKEIEQAIADIKQKIAEYDLTAEELGFTSKRAAGRKSVSVAKYRNPKTGETWSGRGRSPSWLAGKNRERFLIDG from the coding sequence ATGGCCACGTACAAGCAGTTGACCGCGCAGCTCGAAAAACTTCATAAGGAAGTCGCCGTCGCTCGCGAGAAGGAGATCGAGCAGGCGATCGCCGACATCAAGCAGAAGATCGCCGAATACGACCTGACCGCCGAGGAACTCGGCTTCACGAGCAAACGCGCGGCGGGGCGGAAATCGGTATCGGTTGCCAAATACCGGAATCCGAAAACCGGCGAGACGTGGAGCGGGCGTGGCCGGTCACCGAGCTGGCTGGCGGGGAAGAACCGCGAACGGTTTTTGATCGACGGTTGA
- the fae gene encoding formaldehyde-activating enzyme, whose protein sequence is MNASMDKQLFIGEGFEGPGVNLAHINVLVGPRNGPAGQAFATALATPSAGHAPFVVIARPGVPTKPLTLYVNKAQIGSEFHGNATWGASQAGIAKAVAESLENGTLPPEAENDWVVVSANWVNPATDDLDAVFDNNYRACRNAILAAMKGLPHRDEVFAAAREVSNPFYTPKQR, encoded by the coding sequence ATGAACGCATCGATGGACAAACAACTCTTTATCGGCGAAGGATTCGAAGGCCCCGGCGTCAATCTCGCCCACATCAACGTGCTGGTCGGGCCGCGCAACGGCCCGGCGGGCCAGGCGTTCGCGACCGCGCTCGCGACGCCGTCGGCGGGACACGCGCCGTTCGTCGTGATCGCGCGTCCCGGCGTGCCGACCAAACCGCTGACGCTCTATGTGAACAAGGCGCAGATCGGCAGCGAGTTCCACGGCAACGCGACGTGGGGCGCATCGCAGGCGGGCATCGCGAAGGCGGTGGCCGAATCGCTGGAGAACGGCACGTTGCCGCCCGAAGCGGAAAACGACTGGGTCGTCGTGTCGGCGAACTGGGTGAACCCCGCCACCGACGATCTCGACGCCGTCTTCGACAACAACTACCGCGCGTGCAGAAACGCGATTCTCGCGGCGATGAAAGGCCTGCCGCATCGCGACGAAGTGTTCGCCGCCGCGCGCGAGGTATCGAACCCGTTCTACACGCCGAAGCAACGGTGA